AGAAAGAATAGCCGCCCAATGTATTGGCATGCCACATCTCTACCTTTGCATTAGCTAAGGGCTTACCATCAGCCCCATAAACAGTGCCCTGCATAAACAATGGCTCTGCTTTATCCACTTCTGTACCGTCATCCATGCGTGCAAAGCCTACAGACTCAGGAGCGCCAGCTACGTACAACGGGCCTTCAATAGCACGTGGGGTACCACCTGTTAATCCAGCCTTCTCGTCTGCTTCATCGGCACGCATATCCAAAAAGCGCTCTAGGCCAATTCCAGGGGCCAATAAACCCAACTCGTTACGTGCTCCAGCTTCTGAGAAATACTCCAAGCCCTTCCAGAATTCGGTTGGGGTAATGTCCAAATCTTCAATTGCTTTGCATAGGTCAGCAACCAAGCGCAATGTAATTTCTTGAACACGCTTATTTGCTGGAGAATCGGCTGAATCTACGATCCATTCTTTTGCTAATTTTTCAATATCTGTATGTTTCATTTTGTATCCTTAATAATTAATTTGATTTAATAAACTTCAATGCAGTGGTTTTAAGTTTGTTTAATGGATTAACTGTCATCTCCCCTTACAGAAGATGGATGTCTGCACAAGGGCATGACTTCAATTTGCATATATGGGAAAAGTGGTAATGTTGAAATTGCTGTATGTAGCTCATCTACGCTCTCAACATCAAAAATGCTGATGTTTGCGTACTGACCAGCAATGCGCCATAAGTGACGCCACTTGCCTGATGATTGCAAACCCTGCGCAATCTCTTTTTCTTTGGTCTTGAGAGCGGTTGCTTCTGCTGCCGGCATTTCCGGTGGCAAATTGACATTCATTCGTACGTGAAATAGCATGCTGTCTCCTTTTAAGCAGGTATCAAATCAACTTGATCGGAATGACCTTGCTGACGTTTTAAGTAATTAATTTTTTCAACATCTAACTGAATACCAAGACCGGGGCCCTTTGGGACTTGGAGAGAAAAATTCTTATAGATCAATGGCTCGGTCAGAATTTCTTCAGTAAGCAATAAAGGTCCGAATAATTCAGTTCCGAACGCTAGGTCACTAAATGTAGAAAACACATGGGCAGAGGCTGCAGTACCAACTGCGCCTTCAAGCATGGTGCCGCCATACAAACTGATACCGCTGAGTTCAGCAATGGTTGCTACCTGAATTGCTGGGAAAAGACCGCCAGACTGATTAATCTTCACCGCAAATACATCGGCCGCAAATTTGTTTGCCAACTCCAATGCATCATTTGGACCATGTAAAGCCTCATCAGCCATGATGGCAACGTCAAATTGATTGGTAAGGCGTGCCATGCTTGCCTTATAAGAGGCTTTTACAGGCTGCTCAATTAAATCAATACCACCTGCTTGAAGCGCTGCAATCCCTTTAACAGCATTGAGCTCGCTCCAGGCTTGGTTCACATCAACGCGTACGCTAATGTCAGAACCCAACGCACGCTTAATAGCAAGTACATGCTCAACATCTGCCTCAACAGAACGTAAGCCAATCTTTAATTTGAAAATATTGTGTCTACGCAGTGAGATCATCTTCTCTGCTTCGGCGATATCTTTTTTGGTATCACCACTTGCCAAAGTCCATGCAACCGGTAACTCGTCACGAACGCGGCCACCGAGTAATTCACTCACAGGTACGCCTAAACGTTTACCTTGAGCATCTAATAAGGCGGTCTCAATTGCACACTTAGCAAATCGATTGCCTTGAATCGTGGTGCGCAACTTATTCATTGCCTTGGCAACCTGTTCGGCTTTCATGCCAACAATCAGGGGTGCCATATAGGTATCGATATTGGTCTTAATACTTTCTGGACTCTCTTCACCATAGTTCAGACCGCCAATCGTGGTGGCCTCGCCCCATCCCTCGATACCGTCGTCGCAAAGAATGCGTACCAAAACTAGGGCCTGGGCATTCATCGTGGCTACAGATAACTTGTGTGGGCGGATAGTCGGCACATCAACTATTAGGGTTTCTACTGATTTGATCATATCTATTTCGTATAGTTTTTCGATAAATGAACTCTAAACAGGTCTTTTTGACGAGTCCAAGACTGATTTGGTATCCTTTTGATACTTAAAAGGTATACATATGGAATTAAGGCACCTACGCTACTTTGTTGCTGTTGCAGAAGAAAAGAACTTCACTAGAGCTTCTGAAAAACTGTTTATTGCGCAACCCCCACTGAGTAGGCAGATCCAACAACTCGAAGAAGAGTTGGGTGTAACTCTGTTTGTTAGGAACTCGCGGCCCCTCAAGTTGACAGACGCGGGCAACTTTTTCTATGAGCATGCAAAGCAAGTTTTGGCTCGAACTGGTGAGCTCAAGGCTATGACTCAACGGGTTGGCAATATCAACCGAATACTGAATGTCGGCTTTGTTGCATCAACGCTCTATGGAAAACTTCCAAAAATTATTCGCAAATATCGGGCCAAATTTAACTCTATTAAATTGCGTATGTATGAGATGACAACAATGGAGCAATTGAAAGCATTGAAAGATGGAAAAATTGATATTGGATTTGGTCGTGTACGACACGAAGACGCCAATATTCGGAGAATTGTTTTGCGCGAAGAAAAACTAATTGCAGCCGTACCTTACGAGCATCCACTATCTAAATCAACTAAGCCAATTAACCTAAAAGACCTTGCGGATGAGAACTTGATTGTGTTTCCAAAGAATCCACGTCCAAGCTATGCAGATCAAGTATTAAATGGCTTTAAAGAGAGGGATGTTCATCCCAAAAAGATTATTGAAGTTCGAGAATTACAAATAGCTATTGGCCTTGTTGCTGCAGGCGAAGGTGTATCCATTGTTCCATTTAGCTTGCAGGGCATGAAACGTGATGACGTTGTATATCTAGAATTAAATGAAAAGCATGCCTACTCCCCCATCATCATGAGCACTAGATCAATGGATAAGTCTGAAGAAATTAAGGCAATGCTTGATTTAATTTATTGCATCTATGACGAAGAGGGTATTTCTTATACGCGAGAAGAGTTATAAATTTGCCGCACACTACAACCCCAATATATTTTTGTAGGTAGATTATTTAAAGTATCGCCATTGAAAAATGTGTAGTATTTGACTACACACTTTTTTAGCATGCTCAGCGTTACTTAAAGTAACGCTCAAATGACCAAATCTCACCTTTAGTCTCAAAAGTTGGCTTTTTGTGACGTTTAGGTCCTGTTTAGGTTCTCTGGTTATGAGAGCAGACATCCAAAGAAAACCACTAGGATTTCAAGAGCTTACGTCTCCTAAATATCGGTGTGTAGCGTTTTGTGTAGTGGAATTAATCTAATTAGAAGAACTGCTGACCGACTCTTTGGTTTTCATAACCACAAGAATTTTGGAACAACTGTGTAGCACTTCGTTGCTCCAAAGTATCAATTGGAGGGTAAGCGTTTTTCAGAGAAATGTCTGTGTGAATTGGCCATCAAAGTCTAGTTGAGACACTAAAGCCAATATATCTATTCATAACGCAATGCTTGAATTGGCTGCATCATCGCCGCTTTTTTAGCCGGATAGAATCCAAAGAAAATACCAATTGCCGCCGAGAATCCTACCGCCAAAATGATAGAGATCAGGGATAGCTGTATAGCCCATCCTGCCAATATCGCAATCAATTCAGACGCCAAAAAACCAAGCACTATGCCAATCAATCCGCCAAGAGTCGCTAAGGTCATGGCCTCTACTAAAAATTGCTCCAAAATATCCCTGCCCTTTGCGCCAATGGCCATTCGCAACCCAATTTCTCTGGTGCGCTCTGTTACAGATACCAGCATGATATTCATGATTCCGATCCCGCCTACCAAAAGACTGACAGAAGCTACTGCGGCTAACAATGCTGACATCACTTTGCTAGCCGCCTCTTGAGCTTCTAATATTTCCGTAAGATTTCTAATCGTAAAATCGTCTTCAGCGCCTATTTGAGTTCGATGTCGTTGCCTCAACAGTTCAGCAATCTTTTGCTCCGTCGCCTTCATGTCATTGCCATCCTGAACCTTCACGGCAATGCTTCCAATTCTCGCAATTCTTCCCATTGCCTCACCAAAAATTCTGCGCCTACCAGTTGATAAAGGAACAAAGACGCCATCATCTTGGTCTTGACCTTGCATGCTTTGGCCCTTTTTTTCCGTAATCCCAATAACAGTAAATGGGACACCTTTAATTCTGACTTGCTGATCAATTGGATCTTCACTACCAAATAACTGATTAGCAACAGTTTGGCCAAGAATCACAACCTTCCCTGCTCCTGCAATTTCGGCATATTCAAACATTCGACCGCTAGAGAGTGGCCACTCTCTAGCCTCAAAGAAATCAGGATTGACCCCATAAATAGTTGTTCCCCAGTTATTGCTACTAGAAATGATTTGACCGCCACCCCTGCTAATAGGGGCAGCATAGGCAACCTCAGGAATTTCTCTCAAAATTGCATTTGCATCATCTTCAGTTAGAGTTTGTGCATTCCCAGTTCCAAGACGTACCCCAGATTGCAATAATGATCCTGGAATAATGATCATTAAGTTAGATCCGAGACTAGAGATTTGAGCCTTCACACGAGCCTGCGCACCACCACCAACAGCAATCATCGTAATGACTGCAGCTACACCAATAATGATCCCCAGCATAGTTAGAGACGAACGTAGCTTATTGACTTTCAGAGCTTGAAAGGCTATAGCTAAGTTTGTTGCAATTTCAATCTTCATATTAGGCGTGATTTATTTTGATACTAATAACCTTGCCATCTTTAAAGGTAACAGTTCGTTTTGCATAAGCTGCCACATCCGGTTCATGGGTAACTACGATCACCGTCATTCCCTGATTATTCAACTCTGTAAATAAGCCCATCACTTCTGCAGTAGTTTTGGAATCTAAGGCGCCAGTTGGCTCATCAGCCAAAATTAAATCGGGATCATTTACTAATGCACGCGCAATTGCTACTCTTTGTTGCTGCCCGCCTGAAAGTTGATTTGGCATATTATCAAGCCGATCTCCAAGACCAACTTGCTCTAAACGCTTTTTTGCATGATCTAACCGCTCCTCTTTACTAAGCCCAGCCAAAGGGCCTGAGCGAGCATATAGAAGTGGGAGTGCAGTATTTTCAATAGCGGAGGTACGATTTAATAAATTGAATTGTTGAAATACAAACCCGATCCGCCGATTCCTAATATCCGCTAGGGAATCTGGATCAAGAGATGCCACATCTTCGCCCGCTAGAAAATACCTGCCACTACTAGGCTGATCCAAACAACCAATCATGTTCATGAAGGTAGATTTTCCTGAGCCAGATGCACCGACAATAGCGACAAAATCACCAGAATCGATATCAATAGAAACGGAATCTAACGCATGGACAATTTGATCTCCTACGCCATATATTTTTGAAAGATTTTCAGTATGTATGAGCACGAAATTATCTAAAACATTCTGGGTCCATTTTGACGCTTAGGAGGCCCTTCTTTAGAGCCTGAAGATTGAATACCAGTAATAACTAAATCACCTACTTTAAGAGGAAATTTAGAGTCTGCATCTGGTAAAAGTTCTGTAAAGCTACCATCGGTCATTCCAGTTCGAATTTTTAGCTCTATTGGCTTATCCTTCAGACCACCTGTATCCAGTAGCCACACCTTCCTTATCCCGGTAGACCCCCAACCCCCAGCACCCCCTCTTGAAGTGCGCAGACTGACGCTAGTATTTCCAGACAGAGAAGGCTTAGCAACTGGAGAATCATCAGCACTTGGCATTCTAAAGCGTAATGCAACGTTTGGAACCTTGAGCACCTTTTCTCGTTTATCGTAAATGATGCGTACATTAGCAGTCATACCAGGCAATAACTTTAAGTCTGGATTGTCCGCAGAAATTAATACCGTATAAGTAACAACGTTTTGAATAGTGATAGGTGCTTTTCGAATTTGTAAGACCTTGGACTGAAAAACTCTGCCTGGAAAAGAATCCACCGTAAAACTAGCATCCATTCCCTCCGATAAGCGACCAACATCGGATTCATCAATGGATGCCTCAACCTGCATTTCAGCCAAATTCTGTGCAATGATGAATAATTCAGGTGCCTGCAAGCTTGCCGCTACCGTTTGACCCACCTCTACGCTACGCTTAACCACCACCCCATCAACTGGCGCATGAATCACTGTATCGTCTAAAGATTTTTTAGCTAAATTCAAAGCACCTAACGCAGCCTTATATGCACCTTCAGTCTGCACAACCGCTGATTTAGAAATAAATCCTTTGCCTACTAGCTTGAGGTTGTATTCATGATTGCGCTTTGCCAATTCATAGTTAGCGAGAGCTTGATCGTAGCGCGCTTGATATTCTCTAGGATCTATCCTAGCAATAACCTGCCCTTTTTTCACTTGGGAATTAAAGTCCACATCTAATTCTTTAATCATCCCCGTTACCTGGGTGCCAACGGTAACTGACTTCACTGGATTTAATGTACCACTGGCGCTGATGGTAGCAACAATAGGGCCCTCTTCGATTGCAGCGGTCCGAAAATCAGGCGAATTCAAACCAAACATGGCTTGGGCAGTCTTTAGAACTGCATACAGAACCAGAGGGATAATAACGAGTACGGTTACCCTTCGCAGCCAAGCCGTTTGAATGTAATTAATAAATGGAATGCGAGCAATCAAAAAATCTGACCAATTTTTGATGATCCTTAAGAGATTAGCAACTTTCACCTTGGGAACGTTCATCTTCATTTCTGCTTTGCGTTAACGATAGAATGCGTTCAGTGTAATCGGAATATTCTATGGTCAATAGAAGATCAATTCAGCAGCTTTTTTTAAATTAAATAGTAGATAAGCTAAGTTCAGATAAGGCGTCAATCCTACGCAATTCATCGTCCTGCGAGTTCACTAATAGCTTTTGAGTAAGCAATGCGGATGTGATCACTAGCGCAATCAATAAAAAGGTAACTCTCTTAGGATGAAGCTTTAAAAGCACCAAGACTTCAGAGAATCGGTTGGATGGCTTTTCTACTTTAGTAACCGTTCGTTGCCAATCTTGATAAATACGTTGCTCGAAATCAGAAGATGAGCTTTGAACTTCAATTTGATCCAGCGCTTTCTTTAAATACTTTTTATCGTTCGATCGCATGAGATTCACCCTTTTCTAATTCTGCCCTTAATTTTAACTTAGCTCGATATAGCAACTGATCAACGCTGTTTTTACTCGTCCCTAGGACATCACCAATTTGTTCTGCGGTTAGATCCTGATAAGCCCACAGCAACATCGCCATTCTTTGTTTAGCACTTAAGGAATTCATAGCCCTTTTTATACTCTCCGGTTCAATACCCCCTGCATGATTCCAATCAATCTCCTGCATTGGGTAATGCTCAACCTCATCAAACTCCTCGAAGAATCCCTTATTAATACTTTTAATCCTATCCAAACAAAGATTGCTGACGATCGCGTAAAAGTAAGTAAAAAGTCCTGATTTTCCCGCAAACGAATCGGCACTTTTCCATAAGCGAATAAAGGCCTCTTGTACGACATCTTCCGCATCTTCTTTGTTGCCAAGCATCTTCCAGGCCAAGGAATATGCGGGGGAACTTAGTAGGCGAATGACCTCTTTTGACGCCTTGGAATCCCCCGCTACAGCACTTTTTAATAAAGTCTGCTCAAAACGATGTTGCTTGCTAGGAAATAAAGTCAAACTGATCCTTAATTGCTCATTGGCTTATTCCAATGTTCTTTTTCATTGGGATGCGCCTTCATCCACTCTTCGCGTTCTTTTTTCATCTCAAGACGCTCTTCAGGAGTCATTGCTGCAATCATGGCTTTGCGGTTATCGCGCAGCTCTTTCTTTTGCTCAGGGCTTAGTGCCTGCCACTGAGCGTGCATTTTGTCGCGCAATGCCTTGCGCTCTTCGGGGCTGAGCGCCTTAAATTTGGCATGAAGTTTTTGGCGATACTCACGGCGCTCTTCTGGTGTGGCTTGCTTAAACTGCTCTCGTAGATCCTTAGACATCTGAAGACGCTGCTCATAGCTCATATTAGCCACCACTTGAGGATCCTGTGGCTCAGGCAAAGCTGCGCTTGCAATACCAATCGCTCCCACCATCAAAATACTTGCCATCATTAAACCTTGCATTGCTCTTTTCATTTATATCTCCTTGTTTGTTACTACTTAGACGCGAGCACCTATAGAAAACTTACGACCAAAACCAAATAATTATTTTCTTTTTAGAGTAAGTATTTTCCAAAATTACTGTCTAACAACAGTTAGAGACATCCATTTGAGAGAAAAATGAATCAAACCATGCCATTGCGCTCAATTATCTTGAGTTTTCTAGTTTTAGTAGCAATTTCGCCCATTAAAGAGTCTTTTGCTCAATGGGGCGGATCCCAAGGCTCTGGGATACCAGGAATGCCTGGAATGCGAAGGGGCGCCGGGCGCAATGCTTCTAATCCTGACTCTTCCAGCACATCAGCAAATACGCATATCTCAATGCCTGCTCCAGGCTCAGATCTGCTTACTTATGAGCAAATCGAAACTGGCTTATCTCGCCTTGAGGAAAGTCTTCAGCTAACACCCGCACAAAGCAAGGCTTGGGGTAATTTTGCAATCAAGGTGAGACTTTATGCGAGTGATGTTGCCAAAGTAAGGGCTAAATTGAATAACGATAGTTCCGCCACTATTGATGGACTGAAATTTCTAAGTCAAACTACTGAAGATGCAAAAAATCGATACACCATCTTAAAAGAGGTTGATGAGACTGCCAAACCGCTTTATAAATCATTGAGTGCTGAGCAAAGGGCATCTTTTGATAGCAAAGTACCTACTTTTATTAATGCAAGCCAAAAAAGACTGGCGCCAAGCCAACCAAATTACAACTTGCCAGAACTCGGTGAATCACCGTCGTCCAACCAAAACTCTGGGTCAGGCACTTTGCCAGGCTACATTCACCAGTAAATGCGTAACCCCAACAATCTAAGTGGTCATATTCTGCCGACTTCAGGCGCAATGCTTGGGGTATGCATGACCGTTATCAGCATTGTGAAGCTAACCCAAACAAACCGAGGTATTGCCTATTGGGTAGATGACCTCCTAGCCCTAGATGCCCTCATCTTTCTAGCAAGCTCTATCTTTTCATACCTATCCATTCGAAGCAATTCAAAGAAGGTTTATTTTGAAGATATTG
Above is a genomic segment from Polynucleobacter wuianus containing:
- a CDS encoding muconate/chloromuconate family cycloisomerase gives rise to the protein MIKSVETLIVDVPTIRPHKLSVATMNAQALVLVRILCDDGIEGWGEATTIGGLNYGEESPESIKTNIDTYMAPLIVGMKAEQVAKAMNKLRTTIQGNRFAKCAIETALLDAQGKRLGVPVSELLGGRVRDELPVAWTLASGDTKKDIAEAEKMISLRRHNIFKLKIGLRSVEADVEHVLAIKRALGSDISVRVDVNQAWSELNAVKGIAALQAGGIDLIEQPVKASYKASMARLTNQFDVAIMADEALHGPNDALELANKFAADVFAVKINQSGGLFPAIQVATIAELSGISLYGGTMLEGAVGTAASAHVFSTFSDLAFGTELFGPLLLTEEILTEPLIYKNFSLQVPKGPGLGIQLDVEKINYLKRQQGHSDQVDLIPA
- a CDS encoding DUF3106 domain-containing protein, with product MKRAMQGLMMASILMVGAIGIASAALPEPQDPQVVANMSYEQRLQMSKDLREQFKQATPEERREYRQKLHAKFKALSPEERKALRDKMHAQWQALSPEQKKELRDNRKAMIAAMTPEERLEMKKEREEWMKAHPNEKEHWNKPMSN
- a CDS encoding LysR family transcriptional regulator, which translates into the protein MELRHLRYFVAVAEEKNFTRASEKLFIAQPPLSRQIQQLEEELGVTLFVRNSRPLKLTDAGNFFYEHAKQVLARTGELKAMTQRVGNINRILNVGFVASTLYGKLPKIIRKYRAKFNSIKLRMYEMTTMEQLKALKDGKIDIGFGRVRHEDANIRRIVLREEKLIAAVPYEHPLSKSTKPINLKDLADENLIVFPKNPRPSYADQVLNGFKERDVHPKKIIEVRELQIAIGLVAAGEGVSIVPFSLQGMKRDDVVYLELNEKHAYSPIIMSTRSMDKSEEIKAMLDLIYCIYDEEGISYTREEL
- a CDS encoding ABC transporter ATP-binding protein; amino-acid sequence: MLIHTENLSKIYGVGDQIVHALDSVSIDIDSGDFVAIVGASGSGKSTFMNMIGCLDQPSSGRYFLAGEDVASLDPDSLADIRNRRIGFVFQQFNLLNRTSAIENTALPLLYARSGPLAGLSKEERLDHAKKRLEQVGLGDRLDNMPNQLSGGQQQRVAIARALVNDPDLILADEPTGALDSKTTAEVMGLFTELNNQGMTVIVVTHEPDVAAYAKRTVTFKDGKVISIKINHA
- a CDS encoding Spy/CpxP family protein refolding chaperone, producing MNQTMPLRSIILSFLVLVAISPIKESFAQWGGSQGSGIPGMPGMRRGAGRNASNPDSSSTSANTHISMPAPGSDLLTYEQIETGLSRLEESLQLTPAQSKAWGNFAIKVRLYASDVAKVRAKLNNDSSATIDGLKFLSQTTEDAKNRYTILKEVDETAKPLYKSLSAEQRASFDSKVPTFINASQKRLAPSQPNYNLPELGESPSSNQNSGSGTLPGYIHQ
- a CDS encoding RNA polymerase sigma factor, translated to MTLFPSKQHRFEQTLLKSAVAGDSKASKEVIRLLSSPAYSLAWKMLGNKEDAEDVVQEAFIRLWKSADSFAGKSGLFTYFYAIVSNLCLDRIKSINKGFFEEFDEVEHYPMQEIDWNHAGGIEPESIKRAMNSLSAKQRMAMLLWAYQDLTAEQIGDVLGTSKNSVDQLLYRAKLKLRAELEKGESHAIER
- a CDS encoding efflux RND transporter periplasmic adaptor subunit produces the protein MKMNVPKVKVANLLRIIKNWSDFLIARIPFINYIQTAWLRRVTVLVIIPLVLYAVLKTAQAMFGLNSPDFRTAAIEEGPIVATISASGTLNPVKSVTVGTQVTGMIKELDVDFNSQVKKGQVIARIDPREYQARYDQALANYELAKRNHEYNLKLVGKGFISKSAVVQTEGAYKAALGALNLAKKSLDDTVIHAPVDGVVVKRSVEVGQTVAASLQAPELFIIAQNLAEMQVEASIDESDVGRLSEGMDASFTVDSFPGRVFQSKVLQIRKAPITIQNVVTYTVLISADNPDLKLLPGMTANVRIIYDKREKVLKVPNVALRFRMPSADDSPVAKPSLSGNTSVSLRTSRGGAGGWGSTGIRKVWLLDTGGLKDKPIELKIRTGMTDGSFTELLPDADSKFPLKVGDLVITGIQSSGSKEGPPKRQNGPRMF
- the catA gene encoding catechol 1,2-dioxygenase, which encodes MKHTDIEKLAKEWIVDSADSPANKRVQEITLRLVADLCKAIEDLDITPTEFWKGLEYFSEAGARNELGLLAPGIGLERFLDMRADEADEKAGLTGGTPRAIEGPLYVAGAPESVGFARMDDGTEVDKAEPLFMQGTVYGADGKPLANAKVEMWHANTLGGYSFFDKTQSPYNLRRTIFTDENGRYAMQSIMPNGYGCPPDGSTQALLDLLGRHGNRPAHVHYFVTAPGHRKLTTQINIDGDKYLWDDFAFASREGLVPPVVRVSDPAEMKAKGVTKPFASIDFDIQMVVEKPAAASGIVDRAHFTV
- a CDS encoding ABC transporter permease; amino-acid sequence: MKIEIATNLAIAFQALKVNKLRSSLTMLGIIIGVAAVITMIAVGGGAQARVKAQISSLGSNLMIIIPGSLLQSGVRLGTGNAQTLTEDDANAILREIPEVAYAAPISRGGGQIISSSNNWGTTIYGVNPDFFEAREWPLSSGRMFEYAEIAGAGKVVILGQTVANQLFGSEDPIDQQVRIKGVPFTVIGITEKKGQSMQGQDQDDGVFVPLSTGRRRIFGEAMGRIARIGSIAVKVQDGNDMKATEQKIAELLRQRHRTQIGAEDDFTIRNLTEILEAQEAASKVMSALLAAVASVSLLVGGIGIMNIMLVSVTERTREIGLRMAIGAKGRDILEQFLVEAMTLATLGGLIGIVLGFLASELIAILAGWAIQLSLISIILAVGFSAAIGIFFGFYPAKKAAMMQPIQALRYE
- the catC gene encoding muconolactone Delta-isomerase; this encodes MLFHVRMNVNLPPEMPAAEATALKTKEKEIAQGLQSSGKWRHLWRIAGQYANISIFDVESVDELHTAISTLPLFPYMQIEVMPLCRHPSSVRGDDS